DNA sequence from the Leptospira wolffii serovar Khorat str. Khorat-H2 genome:
ATCTATCAGAGTATAGAGGATCGATTAATTCCACCGGCCACGCGAGTAGACTATTCTTTTTTTAATACCAAAGGGAACTATATAATTTTAAAAACCTATCTCAATAGAAATATAGAAGAAATAGAAAGACAAAATAGAAATAAGCCAGTTCAGGATAAAAATGATTATGATTACCTCGATCAAGAACAAACTACTTTAATTAATATTTTTCATGATAGTATACAGAGAAATTTATTAGAGATACAGCAGCTTAACAAAAGAGCAAATTTATATCTAATATTTGGTTCCATATTGACTTTCTTTTCCGCTATATTTTTGATAATTGTCGTAGAACAATTTATTTCTTATAAAATAGAATTAGAAGATAATTCTATTTTTGGTAATTTCAACAATCTGATATTTTTTATTGCGAGGTTAATGATAATCATTTTTATTGAGGTCTTTGCGTTTTATTTCTTGAAGCTATACTCTTCAACCAATAAGAATATCCAATATTATAATAATGAATTAACTAATATAGAGCACAAGTTTGTTGCATTAATGGCAAGTATATTGAATAATGCGGATAAAAATCTTCCCTTGGCAAATTCAATCAATGAACTAATTAAAACAGAAAGAAACCTATCCTTGGAAATTGGTAAGAAAAATTTAGATTCTTATCGAGAGAAAGAATTCTTAGAATATTTTAATAAATTTATCGATATAACAATTAAACGATTCTCGAAACCTGACTAAATCAAATGCATAGGGAATGGAACTGCGCCTAACTGTCGGTGCTTCCGCTACGCTTCGAGATTGCTTACGCAACTCTCGCTCGGGCTACGCCACATTTCGCTTTGTCACTCGTCTTGCAGAGCAAGCCTCGCGCCAAGTGCTTTGCACGCGCGAAACGTCGGAACACCTTGGTCGTTAAGCGAAATTCCGCCGGATTTTGTTTTTTTATTTTTTGAAGCTCGGAGGCGTGCGGATTTGGTTCTAAAACATAGGAAATTATTCAGAGTTTAGCGCTCCCCAATGGTATCTGGTGCCGTCGCCAGGCTGTGCATCTTGGTATTTGAGCGTCCTGCGGAAGTATATGGTTCCATTTTATCCAATCCCGAAAGGGGAGCGCGATACTTTGGAATAAGGGAATTTAATACTATTGGACTTTCGTCCAAGTAGTGAAATTGTATTAAATTGCAGTGTGTTTGAGGCGTAACTTCGCTTAACTGCCAACTTGCCGCATCGCTTCGGGCTTGCTTTGCAACCCTTGCTTGGCCTTCGGCACATTTTGCGTCTGTCACTCGCCTTGCAGAGCAAGTCTCGTGCCATTGCAAAACGTCGGCAAGCCAACGTCGTTAGTCGCCATTATGCAAAGAATATATATATGAATACAAAATATAACAATGCCCTCGATTTTGCGATTCGTCAGGCTATAGGAAGGAAACTTTCCTCCGTCGACTATGTCGATATAAAAGGCGGGGGAATTATTACTTGCTCTGTTGAAAATATGCCAGTAATAAATATAGTTGGATGTGAGGTTTGTTTACACTTTGAGAATATAAGTCTTTTTGTATCGTGGAATAGTTCTGAGGAAACGGTTCAATATGTAATTGGAGTATCTAACATTCCCTTTTTTAATCGAACTGAACATTTAGATTACTTTATAGAAACAGAAAATCCAATCTGGCAGACTGTGACGAATAAAAAATTAATTAAAGCGACTGTATACGGCTATCGTAGTTTCACTATGTACGATCCACCAGAGACGACGCCACATATTGATCAACCGTTTGCGTTGCTATTCGAATTTGATGGTGAAAGTAGAATAGGATTTTGCAATGCTTATGCGCAGCCGGATTTTGTTCCTCGGACGGAATATGGCGATGATGTTTGGATTTTAAAGGGTGAGCTTTTGATAACTAAAGTGATTCAGCCGCTGGAAATGGAAAAATTGTTTTCAGTAATGCATAACAGCGACTAACTGTCGGTGCTTCCGCTACGCTTCGAGATCGCTATGCGACTCTCGCTCGGGCTACGCCACATTTCGCTTTGTCACTCGTCTTGCAGAGCAAGTCTCATGCCAAGTGCTTCGCACTCGCGAAACGTCGGAACACCTTGGTCGTTAGACGAACAGTTTGGCTAAATTTATTTTTTGACAGAAAAAGCTTGACTATGTAACCCATCGGGTTACATTTTGTTTATTGATTATCTCCTTTAGACACAAGGGCCTTGAGCAGTTTTTTGAAACTGGCAGTAAGAAAGGAATTCAAGCAGATCATTCTAACAAATTAGCTAGAATTTTAGATAGGTTAGATTCATCCCTATCTCCTGAAGATATGGACTTACCAGCATATCGCTTGCATCCTCTTAAAGGTCGTGAAAAGGGTAGGTGGTCGGTCTGGGTGAATGGAAATTGGCGTGTTACTTTTGAATTTGAAGGTGAAAACGCAATCATAGTCGATTATGAAGATTATCACTAGAGGCAAGATTTTATGAATAAGAGAAAACCTACTCATCCTGGTGAAATTCTGCTAGAAGATATCATAAAGCCTTTAGGATTAACTATAACTGAGGCTGCAAAAGATTTAGGAATATCTCGCAAGACATTATCAGAAATAGTGAATTGCAAGAGCCCAGTTACTCCAGAAATGGCAGTAAGAATAGGAATTGCAACGAATACGTCAGCTGAGAGTTGGCTTAGCATGCAGACAAAGTTAGATTTATGGACTGCGATGCAAGAAAGACCTAAGAATATAATAAAGTTTCCAATCTCCGCGTAATAGAGCCAAACCGTCGTCTAACTATCGGTTCTGACGCATCGCTTCGAGATCGCTACGCGACTCTCGCTTGGCCTTCGGCACATTCCGCTTTGTCACTCGTCTTGCGCAGCAAGCCTCGCGCCAAGTCCTTCGGACGCGCGGAACGTCGTCAAACCTTGGTCGTTATGCGAAATAAAATACACAATTATTGTTAAAGGAAAATTACTTAATGTCAGATTCAAGCTATGAAATAAAAATTTCATTTCCCACAAATGCCACAGAGCCTGAGCGATTTTTCAGAACCGCTGCTAGAATTATTGAATCATATAATTCGTTGGATAAGGCCTTATTGAGTTCTATTTCAAGTAGCGCCTCTTCAACGTTAATTTTAGAAGACATTAAGAAAGGTTCTATACTTGTAAAGTTAATGAGAAAAATCGAAGGTTCCGATTCAACGACTGTAAAATTTATCGATAATGCAAGAGCAACCGTGACAAGAACTATTTCAAGTTCACAAGCATCTACTCCTAAAGAATTTATTGATGAAGTAAACTCAGAAATAGAAAAATCAGCTTTAGTTTCAGGATTAACTAATGGAACTTTTAAAGGTTTAAGCTATGGTGATCTAGGTGAGGTAGTTAATCAAATTGCGTCTTCAACTACTGAACTTCGCGATAATGAAATAGCCCAAATTAACTCAAATTTAAATGATGATAGTGTCACGTTGGATATTCCTAGAGAAAAGGCACTCGATCTAAAAGAGTTAGAATCATCTCTTACAAGTTCGAAAATTGAAAATACAATTAGGGTCATCCTATTAATTAAAAAATTGGATTTCTTCGGAAAATCACAATGGACATTTAATAGAGGAGATGAAAAAATTTTAGCCAAAATTTCGGACGACTCGTGGTTGAACAGATTTCACAATAGAGAGATTCCTTTGCTTCCTGGGGATGCACTTGAAGTTGATATGTTAGAAGTCGCAGCTTACGATATTCATGGAAATCAATTATCAATAAACAGAGAAATAGTTTCCGTTATTAAAACAATACCGAAGGCATAAATATGGAAGAAGAAAAAGAACATATAGGAAGAGCACGCTTATCATTATTGTCAGAATTTTTTTTCAATATATTGCCATTAGTAATTTTACTAATAATTCAGTTTTCGAATAATAAATCGACCTTATCGATTAGAGATTTCATTTTTGTTTCTATAATCTTATATGGCCAGTCGATAGTAAAATTTGCGTCAGGTGTTTCAAATATTTCCCAAAAATCTACTTGGCAATTGGTATCTATTATTGTCTCTATTGTAATCGTTTTTGGCTTAACACCTAGCTGTATATTATTGGTTAATCTATACCATACCGAGCCTAATTGTTTTGTTTGGGTAATCTCAGTATTGAATATATCGCTTAGTATTCTTTCATTCTTTGTCATTGGTCTAATGGGGCAAGCCTGGTTAGAAAGAAATGAAAAAGTAGATTAAGCATTTTACTTCGCATAACTGTCGGTGCTTCCGCTCCGCTTCGAGATCGCTAACGCGACTCTCGCTCGGGCTACGCCACATTTCGCTTTGTCACTCGTCTTGCAAAGCAAGTCTCGCGCCAAGTGCTTCGCACTCGCGAAACGTCGGAACACCTTGATCGTTAAGCGAAATTCCGCCGGATTTTGTTTTTTTATTCTTTGAAGCTCGGAAGCGTGCGGATTTGGTTCTAAAGCATAGGTAATTTTTCAGAGTTTAAGCGCTCCCCAATGGAGGCTGGTGCCGTCGCCAGGGATTGCATCTTGATATTTAAGCGTCCTGCGGAAGCTTATGGTTTCATTTTATCCAATCCCGAAAGGGGAGCGCGATACTTTGGCGCTAGTAAATTTGGATGCCATTGGACTCTTGCCCAAGTTGCAAAATAGGATAAAATTGCAATGTGTTTGAGGCGTAACTTCGCTTAACTGCCAACTTGCCGCATCGCTTCGGGCTTGCTTTGCAACCCTTGCTTGGCCTTCGGCACATTTTGCGTCTGTCACTCGCCTTGCAGAGCAAGTCTCGTGCCATTGCAAAACGTCGGCAAGCCAACGTCGTTAAGCGAAATTCCGCCGAATTTTGTTTTTTATTTTTCGAAGCTCGGAAGCGTGCGGATTTGGTTCTAAAACATAGGTAATTTTTCAGAGTTTAAGCGCTCCCCAATGGAGGCTGGTGCCGTCGCCAGGGATTGCATCTTGATATTTAAGCGTCCTGCGGAAGCTTATGGTTCCATTTTATCCAATCCCGAAAGGGGAGCGCGATACTTTGGAATAAGGGGATTTCATACTATTGGACTTTCGTCCAAGTAGTGAAATTGTATTAAATTGCAGTGTGTTTGAGGCGTAACTTCGCTTAACTGCCAACTTGCCGCAGCGCTTCGGGCTTGCTTCGCAACCCTTGCTTGGCCTTCGGCACATTTTGCGTCTGTCACTCGCCTTGCAGGGCAAGTCTCGTGCCATTGCAAAACGTCGGCAAGCCAACGTCGTTAGTCGCCATGTTTAATAAAACTAAAAGTAAAATTGCGCACTTTAAATGAGGCTATATAAATATAAACCTATCAATGAATTCACATTCAAAATGATAATAGATGCTGAGTTCTATTTTGCAAAACCTTCGGAATTCAATGATCCGTTTGATTCTAGATTAAACGTCTTTTATAGAGGATCATATGAAGATTGGATAGATTTTTTTAAGCGCAAAGGTAGAGATGATGCTGAAACTAAAGAAATTGCTAAAGCAAATGCTGACAAAATAATCGCAGCCGATTCAAAGGAGGAGCGTAAGAGGCTTGATGACCATAATAGAGTGTTTTGTATGTCTCATGTTCGAGATAATATTCTTATGTGGGCCCATTATTCAGATCAGCATAAGGGGATATGCTTAGGATTTGAAGTTACCGAAGTACAAGACACAAA
Encoded proteins:
- a CDS encoding HigA family addiction module antitoxin produces the protein MNKRKPTHPGEILLEDIIKPLGLTITEAAKDLGISRKTLSEIVNCKSPVTPEMAVRIGIATNTSAESWLSMQTKLDLWTAMQERPKNIIKFPISA
- a CDS encoding type II toxin-antitoxin system RelE/ParE family toxin — encoded protein: MIISFRHKGLEQFFETGSKKGIQADHSNKLARILDRLDSSLSPEDMDLPAYRLHPLKGREKGRWSVWVNGNWRVTFEFEGENAIIVDYEDYH